The sequence AAAGCCCCTATAAGCGTAGAAAACAATAGAAAGATTGATGAATTCATAGGTAAAGATCGTTGTTTATCATTGGAAGAATCGTTTGGAAGAATGAGTATTACTCCCAAAAGATCTAAACCTTTAATcaaagaaaaacaagaagaaaatattagaataaaaCGCGGTCCtcaatttaataaagtacTGCAAATAGAAAAAGTAAATTCAAAGTTAAATAATACGTTAGATAAAATGTTTAATGAACTCTCACCTGATGATTTTGTTAGCGATAATGATGATCATGATTTAAACATGTCGGAAATTATCGACAATATATGTAAAGAAAGAGTTTTCCAATTCGATGTCATGGAAGGTACAGAcgtatgtaaaaataaaagaagtgAAAATTTTAATGCAGACAGTAGTACAAAGTGTTATGAAACAGAACATACTGAATGTAACGCGGTTGCCGATGAATCTATGAATGAATTTCCTAGCATAAGTGAATCTTATGTTCCACTTCATGAAAGAATAGGAGCTTTTAACGGGAGCAATGAATTTCGAAATAttcatacaaaaaaaaatgattttactcTTGGAATTAATGATCTTTTGAACGATACCGATGCTGACCAAGCAGAACTTTAAACTTTTTTctagaattaatatttattattgtattgaaacactgtaaattatttttataattattgttatGTAGTTTTATAAGgatattttatctttttaactaatttttgtatttttatatactgtttttatataaataaaaataagtaatgtacaaaatgtaagaaatatatcaattataCTGTATTGAACCTTGGCTGTCAATGATATATCCTATAATTCTGAACGTGTAAAATTAAGTTACTATTTCGCGATAAGAAGCGATTTATCTGCAATCTCTCTTAGCTTTCGGCATCCCTAACACGTGTTTTCGAATATCATTTTATCGGACGTCTCAATACAATGCCTATTGATTTGGTAATCTATGAACTTGTCGTACGATTTCTTTGAAATGTAGAATAGTCATCTCTATGTAAACTCTTTAGGTACTATCTGAAGGTCACTCTATGTACGTAATCGAAGAAACCCgttgaaaaatgattaaaatatagagataattattataaatgttagTTCAGGGTCTAAGTAAATCTCTAACTTTTCGAATCTGACGTAGTTAGATAATGTAACGACAAGACTCGTCAGATTAAATTTTCTTACACGTGTATCTGTTACCAAACTGTATCAAGGTTTTAGCCTTACTCTTACTACCTGCCTAATAGATTTCATATCTCAAAATACGGAAAACTTAATCCGTTATTgggattttatttatttgttagaattttcgaattttaagGATGTTTTAGATAACAGAATTTAATTAGGTTTGTACATAGGAGACATTAGGTCCTACTTGCACCTTATTTTGCTTATCGTTGAAGcaaaatgatataaaagtGAAACGTAAATAATGCATTCAATATATTGCAATTTTCtgtttgttataaattttcaaaatgaaggaatatGTTAAACACGAAAGACACTTTATGTTCAcgaagtttcttttttaaaatccAGGTCGATTCCTAAATTCCTTTAGATACGATAATTGTTCAAAGATACGAAATTCTTGTTCAAATACTTGGGGCCGATTGATCATTTTCTGATCTCATGGCCAATATATCGTATTTCtacattaataatatttgtCACAGAGCAGGGTGATAAGAAATAGGAAGATACACAGAATTGAACACAGTTTATGTTTGTAGATGACTGAAATTAATTGGTCGATTCACTATATATAAGGAAACCAAGATTTTATCGAGCACACTCGTGATTGATTCGGTGATTTGGAATTTTGACTAGTCCCCATTTGCTGAATACAAAAATGAAAGGTAAATTAATTGGAATGAGTAATAATTCACaatcaacattttttaatcCATCTTAGAATTGATAAATATATTATCAGAAAATTGACATAACATCTACCAGTGCTATTTGTTTTTACTTTGGTCCATTACCTGGCGAAATATTATCACTTTACTTGTTACAGTCATTATAAATCGCTTTTGtagaaatttcataaaattgcCCTCCTTTCTTTGAAcgaaagtaataaaaaaaagagtgaatattttcataatgataaaaaaaaatgaatacatTATACGAACATTAAGCGTTGAATAGCAAACGTCGAGTCAATTATGACCCATACTTctgaaatatattatataatgaAGATATACCTGTTAGCACACACTCACATACTATTTactaaaaaatttcattttctttcttgcaAGTCCTCACCTtagtttatatttttcaggACTATTTCTCATCGTCTGCGCGGCCATTGTGGTCTACGTACACTCTCAGAGCATTGAAATAAAGTGTCCGGAACCCGTGAATGACAAATTCACTTTAATTCCTCACCCTTGCAAATGCAACAGTTACTACGTTTGCTATGGTGTATTACAAATGTCTATGCCATGCCCTGCAAATCTTCACTTCAACGCAACGGCACAGGTCTGCGACTGGCCATGGAGGGCAAAATGCACCCTTAACCCTAATTGTCCACGAaatgatttaaataacaaaGAAATTACACCTTAAATACTCCCCTTCTTATGTACAATATGTTTAGCTTTATATTTGAAACTGGTATTGGAAacataatttctaattaaacttTTGAGTTACCTGCGTGTACCTCTTCGACGAGATGCGTTTTCCTTTACAGTTTTGAAAATTCTGTTTATTCGGATTGTTTACTTATTTGTTTAAAACTTAAATTGTTCTTGTATcattgtatgtatatgtatatataaagaAACTGAAATAAATGGCATTGTTTATTAATACCTAATTTTTCACGTTATTGAATGGTGCGTTAGATTAACCTACCCTCAGCAAAACTTGATccaaaattaatgaaaatctATCTGTGTAAATCAAATTGTTTGCAATATCAAGTTTGATTTTAATATCTGTCAGAATGACTAATTGATAGTATTATATCTATTACGTCGTAAAATTTATTCGGAGCTTTTGTTATCTGTTAATAATCCAATACAATCTGCACGTTATGATGTATAAAGTAATACATGTCGCGTTACTTTTAATGCTTTTTAATACGTGTTTCATCAAAATGTATTTCTCGTGTTAAGCATGAATTCGATAATAAATACCTGAAAAAGATAGCACAGCGGCGAACTAAGTCTCTATTATCTTCACAAATCTGTCataatcaaaatcaaatttataagaaatttCCGTTTCTAAACTACATTCTATAGAATATTAATGATTGAAGGTATTAATATTTTGGAAACAAAACTAATAATGgacaaatatattttacaatccTTTTTGACCGTACAATAATGCATTTTGAACTTTTCAAAAACTGCAAAGTATAAGCATGGTGAATCGACCCCAGCACCAATTTcgattgatatttataccacataatgctttttgcctagAGAACAACTGTgagcaatttcaaccccctatctttaataaaagaaatatctgTAGAATATTAAACGAAATACTTttaactttaataaaatacaataaacaATTGATTTCTAATGGATATAtttgctttattttatttttttacttttctttaCTAAAATCCAAAAACGTAATGTATGCCATTAGATCTGATAATTCTTCAATAAGATTTCATATCCTATTGGAACATCGAAAAGTGATGGATTATGCGATTTCTTCACGAAAATCATACTTCTACATAAAAAATATCTATTGTGATGGAAGTGATAAGAACGGTAAGGAAGTGGAAGAATTGGCCACCACCGAAATTCGCTGATATTTTAATCAGTCGATTGACTATATAAAGGGAATCGACAATTCTACTACATAGTCGTTATCAAACTGCTAACACGAATTTTTGGAAAGTTCTATTTCTCGAAGACAAAATGAAGGGTAAGTTTGTTCCACAATATTCCACTTcataaatttcatataatttgtaactgtttctttataatattttctttgtcatctctattttaattaataatttgattaataaacaatacGGGAAATTAAAACAATAGGCAGTCAAATGgaagaaataattgaataataaaagaagGTAGCAATGCGAAACAAAAGCATTAGACAATCAGTGGTACCTAAAATAAATCTTCGAATACTATCACacttaaataaaatcatttcaataattattttcaatagttCTTCCTTAAAATATACCCATTTATGTCGAGTGCAAAGGGTTCAAGTTTTAATAGAACTTCCCACCGTGCGTTTCGTTCAAGTAACATTTTTATCCTGGTATATAAGAGTAATTAGATttgttatttacatttttcaggATTATTTTTCATCACCATTGCCGCGTATATGGCCTACGTCGTATATGCTCAAGAGCCAGCCGTTAATTGCCCGCCATACGACCAAAACTCAGATGGGCCACTCCTTGTTCCTCACCCGTGCAATTGCAGCGCTTACTACGTCTGCTTCTCACCTGTAAATATTCCCATGCCATGCCCTGTGGGTCTTCAATTCAACGACGCCACGAAGAGATGCGATTGGCCATGGATTGTAAAATGCAGGCCTCATGTTAATTGCCCGAATGCCAAGATCCAAGATGCAGTAGAGCCTCACGAAGAAGTATATcgagaagaagacgaagtagTAGCCCAGGAAGAACAGGGAGAAGTATTACGGGAACAAAGAGGAAGACTGTCTGCTGCCTTTTTCCACTAAGAAGTATCCTAAATCTACTTTTCTACACATAATGTGTTTAATGTTGTAATATGTACGTCAAATCAGTAATTTAAATGTCATTTATGTTATATCTACATatgatataaattaaaagtttTTACACAacatatcttttttattttgagcTTGGAAAACCTTTCATGCACCACGTGccttaataatgaaaaatcattatgcatttagtaattagtaaaatAGGGATTAGGCTCAGTTTGAGGATGAGGATTCCATTTTTACTGTAAAGTTGCAGCAATGTTTATTAGTGCGATAGAGTATTAAAATTAGAGgatttttacttttcaatCGTCTTCGAATCTCTAAGGAACCAATATGATCaaatggaacttgttatctgAATCCAACTGATGAAGTGAATCATCTTACAACTATGTTTCGATAATACCTATTGTTTTTATAACTTGTTTAcctattttttatattaagatTCTAATTCAATTTCGATTATTTCAATTCAAATTATTTGTTTCTCTAAAATACAGAAAAAGCGACATAAAATGTGTTATAtcataaatagaaattaaatgaGCTATACAGAGCTGaacataaaacaaaaatttaattatcttgTTCTTTATCGTGTACTATAACTATATATTAATAGTGTTTGTAAGTGTTTATAGCTAACAAATTCTTACTCGATAAAGAAATACTTGAGATATAACGataatttgttgaaaattttgatgACATCATTTGGAAAATTTCGCAATTCCTATCATGATTCTTGTCGATTTTAATAGAATAGATTATATTAGTCATCTGATATtctggaaattaattaattaactctaGAATATAAATGAAGTCACCTAATCCAGATGAAACTCTATAGGATGAATCTAACCTTGGAAGACTAATACTTCCGAACTATTTTGAATtgttgaaaagaaattaatggacaaattttttttttaaatatagttTTCCTTTTCTCTAGCCCTGCAAATtgcaaattacaaaaatatagtGTACCTTGGTTACAAGTTTTGGAATTGGATTACATTTCtggattatttttcaatttatataaaaaggaTTGAACGATatgctttttaatttttaatctaCATAATCGACTACTTTAATGCACATTTCGCATAAATTGCAATTCTAATTTAGTTAATCAAACTGGAGACCAAACTCTTCGTCTTCAAAACTGGCTTCAAAGTCTGTGTCCTTTACTGACGGTGTTGCTGTAGGAGGTTCTTCAGAAACTGATTCAGTAGTAGTTATTACACCAGATGATATACAGTTCGCTTGCTCAGGTAAATCGCATACTCTTTCTTCGGGGTTGAAATCAAGCCCATCCGGACACTGCATCAAATACGGGATGCCATCGTTGCACAGATAGAATGTTTTACAACTATCTGGATTTGGAAGCAGAGTAACGTCTGCCTCATTTTTTGGCGGGCAAACAACCGCATTAGCAAAAACGCTAATTACCAGAAGTAGAAGAACTACCAGTGtcaaaagaaattgaaatacccctaaaaagtgtaaaaaaaaatgtcattaACGTTATActtacaaattttcaattgctAAGTTCAACATCTCCCAACCCTTATCCAGATAACAATCAAAGACCACTGCAATATATGAACATTTCATAGTTGGTTTTAAGGTAAGTTCTTTTAAATGTCCTtattgaattataaataaatgtaaacgAGGTTAATCTTGACTAGGTaagggttaaataaaaaatatgttaatttACAAGTGCAGTAATAGGATAAAATTTGACCCTGtccaaattaaatttatagttttccaatatgaaaatattagaTTGATCATAAAAAGTTATTTGtcaataattaatatgaacacttacctttcatttttttattcgaataaattcACTGTCTCTTCGGTATCGCTTAACAGTACACACTGCATTCAGCATGATTGCGATTGCAAATCTTTATATACACTCGTGCATTTTTCTACTTGAACGTATTAGTCAGTTATCAATTGCAACATAACGATATCTTGATAAATAGTACTTTGGTTTCACAATAGTAGTACAATTTCTGTGAAGAgctaatttataaatattcttcattttctaattctcGGTTTACATATTTgctatatttttctaaaaatttccatagaacgaaaatttatcatttaatcctttttattttgtaaaatattgtaaaaccATTGATTAACAGTGAACATTTGgtatacatattacatatgtaGCAAAATTTCCTATTCTTGCAAGTTTTATTGAATTGAATGAAACAATACGGAAACAATTGTTTTTCGAGCTATTTCTTGAAACGTTCCGATAAGCATTTTTATAAAGTTCATATAGAATTAAAAGTTATCGTTATCGTTGATGTAATTTCCTTTCCTGAAAACTCGAAATGTTGTTACACGATATGCGTTATCAAACGGTAGACTTGTTTCCACGAAGTTGGCattgattataaaaattaaaataaaaaattgatttcacATTATTGCACAATACTGAACACAGTAGGCTTCTCTAGGAAAAATGATAATACCCTCTCTCCGTAtgagaataaataaaaatgaagaaaattagacttattgttaatattatcATGATACTAATAAAGTATCGtatgaaaaaaattctttttcatccCCCCCTATCGGACAATTATCGTTATATACTATTTGGTATCATTTCCTAATATCCAAATTTGTATaaagtgaaatataaaattcgaaaaaGCATCACTTCCATGGAATAATAATTTAGGGTTGACATAGTCAAAATTATCCGGAGAAAGCAATAACAATCTTTTTGGATTTCAAAAGGATAGCTTTCTGATCTAATTAGCAAGATACGGATCACGATTCCTGATACTTTGAGAGGTAACATTAGAATCATACGTTCGGTCGCTATCACCGTGAAACGGAGGGTTGTATTGCGCCCGATAAGACGACAATTTCGTGTATGTCACGAATCAGCCAGGTGTGAATGTGCACCCTACACACGTAACCGTCACATATATGCACAACTGAACACACTCACCCACGGTGGTGTCTGTATTAGAATCCGGGGGCGGTTAAGGGAGAGACCGTCAATGGGGGTGGTTACTGGGATTTTCAGTATGCGCGCGATCGCCGTGCCGAAAACACGGTTGCAGCGTGTCCGCTCGTGTTTCACTCTTAAAAaagtaacaattaaaaagGATATAAATATCGTGTACCGTGTTGAAGAACAACACTGTTATTacatcaaataatttttattacgtGAAAAATTAGGTGGTTCGtgaatatgaaatttaaatattaaatataaaaatatacaattaaaacTCGATATTTGTAAGTGAATAAATTAAGATTAATTATGGTTTtgattataattgaaaaatcaattCATCATGAATAGTGAGCAACGTTTAACAGTTTCTTAATTAATGACTTTTCTCGTCAgaagaaaatttgaagaaatttgTCGGCTGTTTTGGTAAACAACATACAAGAGATGTTTCAGCGTAGAAATAAAGGATCACGAAGTCAACGAGAAAAGCTGCAAACGCGTTGAAACGGAGGAACGTAAATTAGGTATGTATGTACGTGTGCGGGGGATGAACGAAGAAATTCGTGAATAAGATCAAAGAGAGTAGagctcttttctttttctgcacGCTACGGATATAGACGTGTTCTACTTCAAgggaaatgaattttcaagaaCGTTGCAATCGTACAGGGAGCAGATTCCGGCCACGGAACCCACTTTTTTGTTTCACCATTGTTGGCATCTTTTTTTTCGAAGAGGTTGGCGAAAAGAACTATTCTTGATGGACCATTATACCGGTACCATTTTATTGCCGGAAGTCTGTAGTAAGGCACGACTTCAGGAAAAGGTCAAGCTTTGTGGtaataaaagtatatataGGCTCTTTTTATTAGAAGTATTAAATGatgatttgatgacataaaagtatcgtgAAAGAACACTTATGGTACATCAATTTGAAGCCTGAAGTTTGCTAAAAATTACTACACACATGTGTCAATGTTTTCAATACAAAATGGATGGCTGCCAATTTTAGAAAGTAATGGACACCGAAGCAGTTGTTTTTGATGTCACAGTTTGTTTCGTGAAATTCTGACTCAATTTCATGACATATGCCACCTATGTAAATTACTACATACATGCACCTTTCATTACTACATAGTTGCACCAATGAAATTAATGTACTGATGCGTAGGGGAAGCTACTGATAATACAATATTCAGAGAAAGTTCCATTAATGAGTGAACAATAAAACACTTtttgaattcatttttatcaaaataacGTAACATTTTAagcaatttgaaaaataatatttttctttctttttctttttgaccCCCAcggcattcaacgtgttaagaacattattttattcacGAAATAGGTTGCTGATTTCTTTTGTGGGCTGAAGAAAGTCCCTGTGTAATGGACCATTATGCTGGTACAGTTTGCCCTCAGAAGTCTACGGTAAAGCTCGACGACAAACAACCGAGTTCACTCGTGAATCTGCGATCGAtacgttttaatttttgtacttGAAGGTGATACGTTCTGAGCATTCCTTTGGCTCAGATTTTTCACAGGAATTTCGTTTCATTCTTTCCTAGATGCAATGCGAACGTCTGCgattgtttcttttctttcttaaacGAATAACGAGGTATGCGTTAATTACAATTGAAGCC comes from Osmia bicornis bicornis chromosome 4, iOsmBic2.1, whole genome shotgun sequence and encodes:
- the LOC114879680 gene encoding peritrophin-1-like, coding for MKGLFFITIAAYMAYVVYAQEPAVNCPPYDQNSDGPLLVPHPCNCSAYYVCFSPVNIPMPCPVGLQFNDATKRCDWPWIVKCRPHVNCPNAKIQDAVEPHEEVYREEDEVVAQEEQGEVLREQRGRLSAAFFH
- the LOC114879925 gene encoding peritrophin-1-like: MKGVFQFLLTLVVLLLLVISVFANAVVCPPKNEADVTLLPNPDSCKTFYLCNDGIPYLMQCPDGLDFNPEERVCDLPEQANCISSGVITTTESVSEEPPTATPSVKDTDFEASFEDEEFGLQFD